From the Toxotes jaculatrix isolate fToxJac2 chromosome 15, fToxJac2.pri, whole genome shotgun sequence genome, one window contains:
- the klf5b gene encoding Krueppel-like factor 5 isoform X1 codes for MAAAVRNNVWVAPGQDAQFLHKTAAPLTADGLRGEDHGQVLFSARDTIPGTSSFHDYNLGKSEMDSYLSPHPQDLLNSKMLCRDGALVLEPPLTEDFASPYSVNMSLLLPDVTYLHPGLCRTMRQIKTEPSHSLMHPTCQGNGVPPTLPGVFSAADTASGNFFIKQEVPDFQDVPLFQLLNSDLEQLVHGSQLNSIPMAPLSLPNGNVHVGPMQNSAKPTSSPQSECFQFNRHVGHQQRPTYLPPSPPNSEPPSPERAKELLHNLSPPPSYEASIASKLNIQTHNPIDPGQTSSVAPIQSPDHNSSIGLVQSPGAGPVQHSSLTPVQTTPGIGPLSPVLAQSAPVKYNRRNNPDLERRRIHHCHVPGCKKVYTKSSHLKAHLRTHTGEKPYQCSWEGCEWRFARSDELTRHFRKHTGAKPFQCGVCNRCFSRSDHLALHMKRHQR; via the exons ATGGCCGCTGCCGTAAGGAATAATGTTTGGGTTGCTCCGGGGCAGGACGCGCAGTTTCTCCATAAAACCGCCGCACCACTGACAGCCGACGGTCTGAGAGGTGAAGATCATGGACAAGTTCTCTTTAGCGCGAGGGATACCATCCCGGGAACTTCATCTTTTCATGATTACAATTTG ggtaAATCAGAGATGGACAGCTACTTGTCTCCACACCCACAGGACCTTTTAAATTCCAAAATGTTGTGCAGGGATGGCGCTCTGGTGCTCGAGCCGCCTCTCACAGAGGACTTTGCCTCCCCTTACAGCGTCAACATGAGCCTGCTCCTTCCTGATGTCACATACCTGCACCCTGGTCTCTGCAGGACTATGAGACAGATTAAAACAGAGCCGTCACACTCCCTGATGCACCCCACCTGTCAGGGCAACGGAGTGCCACCAACACTTCCAGGTGTTTTTAGTGCAGCTGACACAGCAAGTGGCAACTTTTTCATCAAACAGGAAGTGCCAGACTTCCAGGATGTGCCCCTGTTTCAGCTTTTGAACTCAGATTTGGAGCAGCTCGTTCATGGGTCGCAGCTGAACTCCATCCCCATGGCCCCACTAAGTCTTCCAAATGGGAACGTCCATGTAGGCCCAATGCAGAATTCTGCTAAACCCACAAGCAGTCCTCAGAGtgaatgttttcagtttaatcGACACGTAGGCCATCAGCAGAGACCAACCTATTTGCCACCTTCTCCGCCAAACTCTGAGCCTCCAAGTCCAGAAAGGGCAAAAGAGCTCCTTCACAATCtgtccccccctccctcctacGAAGCCAGCATCGCCTCTAAGTTAAATATTCAGACCCATAATCCCATTGATCCAGGACAGACTTCCAGTGTAGCACCAATCCAAAGTCCAGACCACAATTCCAGTATCGGATTAGTCCAAAGTCCAGGTGCTGGACCAGTCCAGCATTCAAGCCTGACACCAGTTCAGACAACGCCAGGCATTGGCCCACTGTCCCCAGTGTTGGCCCAATCAGCTCCAGTCAAGTACAATCGAAGGAATAATCCTGATCTGGAGAGGCGGCGGATTCATCACTGTCATGTCCCAG GATGCAAGAAAGTATACACCAAGTCTTCTCATTTAAAAGCCCATCTACGGACACATACAG GAGAGAAGCCTTACCAGTGCTCCTGGGAGGGATGTGAATGGCGCTTTGCTCGTTCCGATGAGCTGACTCGCCACTTCAGGAAACATACCGGAGCAAAGCCTTTCCAGTGTGGAGTATGTAACCGCTGTTTCTCCCGCTCTGACCACCTGGCCCTCCACATGAAGAGACACCAGCGCTAG
- the klf5b gene encoding Krueppel-like factor 5 isoform X2 produces the protein MDSYLSPHPQDLLNSKMLCRDGALVLEPPLTEDFASPYSVNMSLLLPDVTYLHPGLCRTMRQIKTEPSHSLMHPTCQGNGVPPTLPGVFSAADTASGNFFIKQEVPDFQDVPLFQLLNSDLEQLVHGSQLNSIPMAPLSLPNGNVHVGPMQNSAKPTSSPQSECFQFNRHVGHQQRPTYLPPSPPNSEPPSPERAKELLHNLSPPPSYEASIASKLNIQTHNPIDPGQTSSVAPIQSPDHNSSIGLVQSPGAGPVQHSSLTPVQTTPGIGPLSPVLAQSAPVKYNRRNNPDLERRRIHHCHVPGCKKVYTKSSHLKAHLRTHTGEKPYQCSWEGCEWRFARSDELTRHFRKHTGAKPFQCGVCNRCFSRSDHLALHMKRHQR, from the exons ATGGACAGCTACTTGTCTCCACACCCACAGGACCTTTTAAATTCCAAAATGTTGTGCAGGGATGGCGCTCTGGTGCTCGAGCCGCCTCTCACAGAGGACTTTGCCTCCCCTTACAGCGTCAACATGAGCCTGCTCCTTCCTGATGTCACATACCTGCACCCTGGTCTCTGCAGGACTATGAGACAGATTAAAACAGAGCCGTCACACTCCCTGATGCACCCCACCTGTCAGGGCAACGGAGTGCCACCAACACTTCCAGGTGTTTTTAGTGCAGCTGACACAGCAAGTGGCAACTTTTTCATCAAACAGGAAGTGCCAGACTTCCAGGATGTGCCCCTGTTTCAGCTTTTGAACTCAGATTTGGAGCAGCTCGTTCATGGGTCGCAGCTGAACTCCATCCCCATGGCCCCACTAAGTCTTCCAAATGGGAACGTCCATGTAGGCCCAATGCAGAATTCTGCTAAACCCACAAGCAGTCCTCAGAGtgaatgttttcagtttaatcGACACGTAGGCCATCAGCAGAGACCAACCTATTTGCCACCTTCTCCGCCAAACTCTGAGCCTCCAAGTCCAGAAAGGGCAAAAGAGCTCCTTCACAATCtgtccccccctccctcctacGAAGCCAGCATCGCCTCTAAGTTAAATATTCAGACCCATAATCCCATTGATCCAGGACAGACTTCCAGTGTAGCACCAATCCAAAGTCCAGACCACAATTCCAGTATCGGATTAGTCCAAAGTCCAGGTGCTGGACCAGTCCAGCATTCAAGCCTGACACCAGTTCAGACAACGCCAGGCATTGGCCCACTGTCCCCAGTGTTGGCCCAATCAGCTCCAGTCAAGTACAATCGAAGGAATAATCCTGATCTGGAGAGGCGGCGGATTCATCACTGTCATGTCCCAG GATGCAAGAAAGTATACACCAAGTCTTCTCATTTAAAAGCCCATCTACGGACACATACAG GAGAGAAGCCTTACCAGTGCTCCTGGGAGGGATGTGAATGGCGCTTTGCTCGTTCCGATGAGCTGACTCGCCACTTCAGGAAACATACCGGAGCAAAGCCTTTCCAGTGTGGAGTATGTAACCGCTGTTTCTCCCGCTCTGACCACCTGGCCCTCCACATGAAGAGACACCAGCGCTAG